In a genomic window of Vibrio gigantis:
- a CDS encoding HNH endonuclease — protein sequence MNFTDEDYFKGIILFGLNAATYKMGLAQTLINAARNHKNSLDWEELSSNYFDSYVHRLDTNPMPQQGNPYRLTKMERIVKEFQLGEVTKVEAIKKVADNAFVDVVPRFQTIGTDKNVVSDHFYEIDMGSRLILKDSLLSLSPEQLDMLEVEVLARWGLLEGAFSINQTNFSLANDIREIYLSDGYDRKALTNNVPFLSGYQGNTCFYCGEAMGTGIHVDHVLPRQVMNHDEVWNLVLVHSDCNLLKSDRLVGEHFIKKLIARNENIMGSNHPWKAKIQASLGTTKNRRASSLKNHYENVKTVLGNYYWGGAESYNPETDPFFRRLITVLNNQ from the coding sequence ATGAACTTTACCGATGAAGACTACTTCAAGGGCATTATCTTATTTGGATTAAATGCAGCGACATACAAGATGGGCTTAGCTCAAACGCTCATTAATGCTGCCCGTAATCATAAAAACAGTCTTGATTGGGAAGAGTTATCCTCCAACTACTTTGATTCATACGTACATCGTTTAGACACAAACCCAATGCCACAGCAAGGCAACCCATATCGTCTTACTAAAATGGAACGTATTGTAAAAGAGTTCCAACTTGGTGAAGTAACTAAAGTAGAAGCAATAAAGAAAGTTGCAGATAATGCGTTTGTAGATGTTGTCCCACGATTTCAAACGATTGGCACGGATAAAAACGTTGTAAGTGATCATTTTTATGAAATTGACATGGGCAGCCGATTGATTTTGAAAGACTCTCTACTCAGTCTATCGCCAGAACAGTTGGACATGTTAGAAGTAGAGGTTTTAGCAAGGTGGGGATTACTTGAAGGCGCATTTAGCATCAACCAAACTAACTTTAGCCTTGCGAATGATATTCGAGAAATTTACTTAAGTGATGGCTATGACCGTAAAGCATTGACTAACAACGTCCCTTTCTTATCTGGATATCAAGGTAATACTTGTTTTTATTGCGGTGAAGCAATGGGAACAGGCATACATGTCGACCATGTTTTACCGAGGCAAGTGATGAATCATGATGAAGTATGGAACTTAGTTTTAGTTCATAGTGATTGCAACTTGTTAAAATCAGATCGCCTTGTTGGTGAACATTTCATCAAGAAGCTCATTGCTCGAAATGAAAACATCATGGGAAGTAACCACCCTTGGAAAGCAAAGATTCAAGCCTCGTTAGGGACAACTAAAAACCGTAGGGCTTCATCGTTGAAGAATCACTATGAAAATGTGAAGACTGTGCTGGGAAACTATTACTGGGGTGGGGCAGAATCTTATAATCCAGAAACAGATCCATTTTTCCGAAGACTGATCACAGTCCTTAACAACCAATAG
- a CDS encoding class I SAM-dependent methyltransferase, giving the protein MNYYNENASIFFEGTIDVDMSSLYSEFLPYLKSGSLILDAGCGSGRDSKYFLSKGFEVHAIDASDELAKLAEVQIEQAVEVTTFKDFTTDKAFDAIWACASLLHVPFEELSVSISNLERCLITGGSFYCSFKLGNDEVMRGGRNFTNLNEELLDQVLTNTSLRISKAWITGDARKGREEEKWLNAILIKD; this is encoded by the coding sequence ATGAATTACTATAACGAAAATGCCAGTATATTTTTTGAAGGCACAATTGACGTAGATATGAGTTCTTTATACTCAGAGTTCTTACCATATTTAAAAAGTGGCAGTCTAATACTTGATGCTGGATGTGGTTCTGGTAGAGATAGCAAATATTTCTTATCGAAAGGTTTTGAAGTTCATGCCATTGATGCGAGTGATGAATTGGCTAAATTAGCGGAAGTTCAGATAGAGCAAGCAGTTGAAGTTACGACATTTAAAGACTTTACCACTGATAAAGCCTTTGATGCTATTTGGGCTTGTGCTTCTTTACTACATGTACCTTTTGAAGAGCTGTCAGTATCGATATCAAACTTAGAGCGATGTTTGATAACTGGTGGCTCATTTTATTGCTCTTTTAAATTGGGTAATGATGAAGTAATGCGTGGTGGACGAAACTTTACCAACCTCAATGAAGAGCTATTAGATCAAGTTCTGACCAACACTTCATTGCGAATATCTAAAGCCTGGATTACTGGTGACGCTCGTAAAGGTCGAGAAGAAGAAAAGTGGTTGAACGCAATTTTAATTAAGGATTAA
- a CDS encoding phospholipase D family protein — MEIITNNKTLEKKLIQLANKHDRISVAVAWASAGTKFFDILLSNKDKLFESTIGTHFYQTDPDVLKSFVESQQVHFVMQPSGVFHPKLYFFQTGQSWEAIVGSANMTNGAFTVNNELNVHLTGQDDVDGSTFDQLTNQLSNYYELGVSVNDEYVNVYAAYHKKHKPKLEKLNGQYNSTKTTRSLFDSIVMQMDWSVYVEKVQQDKNHAIDQRLELLEVIQGYFQQYENYESMPLGARKTIAGLPNLTHEHWGWFGSMKGAGVYHSNINNNNPFISEALDHIPLNGEVTLLQFNRYVESFKKAFPNGRDGTSIASRLLAMKRPDFFVCIDSKNNKAMCSDFGITMSNMTYERYWTELISRIHDSVWYEKEQPRDQLENQIWKGRVALLDCIFYEEE; from the coding sequence ATGGAAATTATTACTAACAATAAAACACTCGAGAAAAAGCTAATTCAGTTGGCAAATAAGCACGATAGAATTTCAGTAGCCGTAGCTTGGGCATCGGCTGGCACAAAGTTCTTTGATATTTTATTAAGTAACAAAGATAAGCTGTTTGAATCGACAATCGGCACACATTTTTATCAAACAGACCCAGATGTTTTGAAATCGTTTGTAGAAAGTCAACAAGTCCATTTCGTCATGCAACCAAGCGGTGTATTTCATCCAAAGTTGTACTTTTTCCAAACGGGTCAGAGCTGGGAAGCCATTGTTGGTAGCGCAAATATGACTAATGGTGCGTTTACTGTGAACAACGAGTTGAATGTGCACCTAACTGGTCAAGATGATGTAGATGGTTCTACGTTTGACCAGTTAACCAATCAGCTTAGTAACTATTATGAACTTGGTGTTTCCGTAAATGATGAGTATGTAAATGTATACGCTGCTTATCACAAAAAGCACAAACCCAAATTAGAAAAACTGAATGGGCAGTACAACTCAACCAAAACAACAAGATCTTTGTTTGATAGTATCGTTATGCAAATGGACTGGTCTGTTTATGTTGAGAAAGTGCAGCAAGACAAAAATCATGCTATTGACCAGCGTTTGGAGTTACTAGAAGTGATCCAAGGTTACTTTCAGCAATATGAAAATTATGAATCTATGCCACTTGGTGCAAGAAAGACTATTGCTGGTTTACCTAATCTGACACATGAACATTGGGGCTGGTTCGGTAGCATGAAAGGAGCTGGGGTATATCACAGCAATATAAACAACAATAATCCGTTTATATCCGAAGCGTTAGACCATATTCCTCTGAATGGCGAGGTTACATTATTACAATTCAATCGCTATGTTGAGTCTTTCAAAAAAGCATTTCCTAACGGTAGAGATGGTACTAGCATAGCCAGTCGTTTGTTGGCGATGAAACGTCCTGACTTCTTTGTCTGCATTGATTCAAAAAACAACAAGGCAATGTGCTCTGACTTTGGTATCACAATGTCAAACATGACGTATGAACGCTATTGGACAGAGTTAATCAGTCGAATTCATGATTCGGTATGGTATGAAAAAGAACAACCAAGAGATCAATTAGAAAATCAAATATGGAAAGGTCGAGTTGCTTTATTGGACTGTATTTTCTATGAAGAAGAGTAA